In the genome of Caenorhabditis elegans chromosome IV, the window GGATCCGTGATGAGATCCTAAAcaaagaaattaattattcaagaaaaaattgggcaGCGGTTCCCCCGCGACCAAGGTTTTTTCTTTACGTTTTTGACatgaacaaaaatgaataattaaaattcttaCCAGGTCCGGTCGTCCGGTTGAAGGATGGCCTGGTGAAGGGAGCGACTTTTGGGAGTCGGAGTTGGAAGATTTGGACATTTCCGCGAGTTTGAGCTTTTTTCtgtaagaaaaaacgaattaaTTACGAGTCACAGGTGGGGGAGACGTAAATAATTGACGGGAAATAATTagatttaattaaaaatcataaaaatgtaaaaggggtgcggaaaatattcaaaaaccgACGAAAATTGCAACGACGAATTTTGGGATTCgatttcactgcaacttttttcgaacgagggacgaggcaaaaaggtttctaggccatggccgagtccccgacaaatttcagcggccatttatcttgctttgttttccgcctgttttcttttgtttttcacagctttttcccgttttttcttattaaaactgataaataaatattttttgcagatgctaaaacaatttccaagtgaaaaattgtgaattcagtcggcaagtagcggtaaaagtggtcaatacaatatgatggattacgggaataaaaaacccaaactttttcccaaacatcatttactatatataaagcgcgtgtccttctgtccctatgtagtttgatctttgatcagagcaacgaaattttgggaaaccttatgctaagtgcgcagcagacatcgatcgaggtccgcgatagacaccgtttatctaatgtgttttctcaaaaagtcgggggccgcgccgtaggtgcggtccacggctggtgaTGCATATGCTGTTTAGATgctaaaagtacctgattttcataacgagaccgctgaaaaagttttgagattttcataattcaacattttgtgccaaaatctcgactttttcacaaaaaaaagttgaattttgaaaacctcaaaactttttcagcggtctcgttatgataATAAGGTACTTTTAGCATCTaaacagcatatgtatcatgtttgggaaaaagtttgggttttttattcccgtaatccatcatattacattgatcACTtttaccgctacttgccgactgaattcacaattttttcatctggaaattattttagcattaacaaaaatatttatttatcagttttaataagaaaacacgggaaaaatctgtgaaaatcacaagaaaacaaagcaagtacaaaatgtcgtaaaatgcggtgtattgtgtgcaaacaccgatttttagcattttttctcggccctcgttcgaaaaaagtagcAGCACGGCCCGGCAAGTGGTACATCCATGCATatgcgctctactgataatttgagtgtagaccaggtttgggcgcgtgataacgaaaaaagctttggtccaaaaaatttagaatttaatttcggacattttttatatgcatcacaaaaaaactggacCAACCGTTTTTGAGATACACGCGCCCAAACGTCCAAGTATACAgtagacaaattgcgtacaggtACCACTTCTCGGGCCGTGTGCCACGGCCCGGCGGGGGGTACATGGACGAGAATTCTCTACCGTATTCCAATTTGACTGACTGCGTGCTCAACGTTGAGTACTCAGTTTAAAGTTTCGTACACCGTTGCGTACTACACAGCGCGCATTTTAATTGACGACATTTCGCGAAAATTAACAGaagattttttcggaattatagagctgaaattgaaaaaaaactatcaaattttcatcgaatttgtgaaaaatcgtaAGTATGAAGATCTTTTCTTCACTATATTcaaggaaaatcgatatttagcTTTTCACAGACGAATGATGTCTCATTTTACTAGGCTAACTTAAATACACAGCACTTTTTGGGAGttgtgcaaacgcgctccattggaCACCTCACGCGCGCGCAATTCAAACTGTTGTTGTTTGTTTACAAGTTGTTTACAAGTTGTTTACAAGTTGTTTACAAGTTGTTTACAAGTTGTTTACAAGTTTCTCCACTTCATTTTCATTCGTTTCGCTtcattttctctgattttttcctCCGctgatggttttttttcgaattttctcgtgaaatacttattttaattccatttttaacgccatgttaaaaaattaagcacTAATTTCCGTAATTATAAGAGTATAAGTGTATCGTCTCTTTCTAATAATCTTTTTTCATCGCATTTTCTCCCAGTTTTGTGAGTTCTCtcctttttttggcaaaagctGTTTAAAcagaacaatttttcgaacaacAAAGTAACAAAGTACAACAAGGAGAAAAAcaaactgaagaaaaaaaaattaagagtCATTTAGAGCAGAAAATGCAAAGAAACTGTGAGAAATAGTTATTAATagagaaattgtaaaataaaatggTTCAGTTACGAGTCCGACGATTCATCGGAATCgaattcaatctgaaaattagacgGATAAAGCTCGAATTTAGAATTGTTGGAGCATGGGCATTTAGTGTGCAATCGTAATGCGCCGgatttttacacaaaataCATCTCTTCCAATCAGTAATTCGGCTCTCATGCTGTTCTGGGTGAGTATCCGGATCAAGTGCAGGGTCTTGCTGAGAactcttattttttgttcagcacttcttttaaaaaatctaaaccaATCCACAGATACTGCAGTTGTGAAGGTTCCTTTTAGGCAATAAGCGTACTGTTGCGGTTGGCGTATTCTCTTTCTCTGCCTTTTTACGAATCTAAAAAATCCATCATAGTTTAATATGCATATTAATCATTTACTTTCAACGCAGGGGCCATGTGCATCGATTGGCTTGCTGTCATTGTCGGCCCGTTGGCGTCTGTGCGTACTACCAATGCACTCGTACCCGTTTGCTCGAGCATTTCCTTATAAAATTCTTCAATCTTGTTGAGGTCATTTCTCATTCCGGGGTCTCGGtttcttaacttttttcgtaaatttgcATGCAATAGTGCCGCCATCtaagattttgaaatatatatttagaGTTTATTTTTATATCTCACGTTTGAAATGCCATCAACTCTCTTTGTTAACTCATCCGTTTCGTTTTGATCgtcatttcttctttttctttgttcaaaattatcaatttcagCTCGATGTTGTGGCCGCTGATGTACAAGGATATCGAAAGGAGCTTCATGCGCAGGGACATCGAAAGGAGCATCTTCTTCATCGACAAAGTCGTCAAAATCCACAAAGGTGAGCTCTTCTTAACGCctattttttgctgaaaaattctgtTACCCCCCACTTCTTTATGACCCCTAGCTTTCTATGTACCCCTACCTCTCTATGCCCCCCTACTTCTCTATGTCTCCCTAGCTCTATGTTCCTCTAGCTCTCTACTTTAAAACGTACCGATATAAGTCAAGAACCCATGTGTATGCTTACAAGCAACACCTACTGAAGAGGCAGTCGCAGTGATAACGATATGCACAGGCATGACAATTTTCGCAATGAGTGTTCTCCTGAGAAAACGTTTTAGCATAGTATTCAGTAAGATAAGGTAAACATACATTTTCATCGCAGaagcaattcaaaaaatcagtcacGATGTATTCCTTATTTTCTCGTTGATTACTAACTCGGTATGATCCGTCGTCATTCTGAGCGATTATGTAGTGACTTTCATCTTTGTGAAACTGTCGGCATTTGCTGTGGTTCTGTCCTTTTCTGGGACAGGCCGCATACATATTTCTTGCTTTCTGAAAACTCAGATACCTAGGAATacaattttctaacaaaaaccTGGACCAATTTTCGATGAGCAACCATTTTCGTGGCTGATAATAGAATCGCGATTAATTTATCACACCTAATTCCCCGTTTCTTTCCAATTTGAGCCTGAAAAGTTTACGTAGTGCCgaatttgaattgtttaaCTATTAAGTAGTTTACCTTTAGAACCGAGTGCCATGATTCTGCAAACATCGATGTATGGCAAGCAATATTTTCTCGAGACGAGGCTGACCATTCATCTATGCGCTCTAAAACTTATcatttcttaaatttaaacCGTCGTCGGATAATACCGTagtaatattttgaaaaatagctgGCAAATTCTTTAGCATTTCTTTTGCCCGATTGTTCCAATGTAGTCAATATAGATAGCATTCGATGAATTACTCGGTCTCTTCTAGGCTCACGTACCAGTTCCACCAAAGATCTGATGGTATGATTCATAATTTCAGGATCGGTctgcaaaaacttttgaaagctAGGCTATcagatgaaattttttacaatcaGCAAGGCTTTAGCTCTTTTCCTCCACGACCTCAAAACGTGCCACCTACAAATTACTTTGTGGGTGTGGGTGTTGTCAAAAACAGCTGAAAACCCGTTCCAGAAGCAGTTCGCTTCATCAGTCATGAAATATGCCGGTCGGAACTCTGgcagtaattttttgatttctccaaaaaaaaattgctatttCTGATGATGTTGTCGAGCTGGATAACaagaaacctaaaaaaaaactgaattctcaaatgaacttttgttttattgtAGACCTGCTGGCTCTCCTCTATCAGAATTATCGATTACAGTAATGGTCGTGAGTTTCAATCCGTACCGGCTCACATTGTGTGTGTCATCCAATAAAACCATTTTGTGAGAGtacttcttcaaattttccatgtGCTGTGGTGTGATTACAACTGAAACTTTCGATTCATATTTTGTGTAATATATGGTTTATCGTACCTAGAGTGAAGTTCAATCCATTTTCGTCTGGAAGCGTGAAATGACGGAATCCGTCGGCGGGATCCTCCAGCATAACTCTCTTTTTCACTGATTCCAAATCGTCCCTATCCAACTGTTCCTGGTTCAAATTCAACGAATTTCTTAGATTTCTGAAGTTTAAAAGTGTTACTTTTGATGACAATTTTGcccgatttgaaattttaagaataatcTGATACGATTCTACCTGATATCTTGCGGCAAAAGAtagaaaagttttgataattcGTCCGAACTCTTTTTCAGTTCCTCAATAATTGCATTATTAGACAAGCCCTTAGATGCCAGAGCGGAAATTTCCATCTTCTGATTAGAGGTCAAACTCAAATCTGCCACCTTGATTTCGTGACCGTAATGCTGAAAGCACGCCTCAACCGTAAACTTCTGGCCTAGCTGCACCAACTGAAATTACttaattttaatcaattttcagacagaaaTACCTTTAAAAATGCCGTGCACACTGCACTACCAGTGACTTTCTTGCTGGAATGACCTTTCTTCAGCCCTTGCACTACATTTGGCTCATGGGATCCCTCGTGAATACAATTCATTAAAGTCACTTTTCTTTTGCCATCTGTAGTAGATGTTCGGGTTGTGAGAGTTGATCCTGTGTCTTCTTGCCTCTGTGAGAACCATGCCTAGTAATagataaattttccaaagagTTTTACACAAATATCTTCAAAGTCTCACTAGATCTTTCTGATAAATAcctcaaaatcatttttagttCTGAACACAACTGTATCTAGTTCATGGTGACTTTCgtgataattttggaagtgttCGCACAGATCCGAACGACTCATACTGAAAGTTTGGTTTTCATCGTGGCAATCAAAATGGGGGCATTCCAGTCGCTGATTTTTCATCTCTTTTACTTCAGGAATTTCTCCAATAACCTCAATAGGTTTAAATTCATCAGTACAAATACGATATTTCTGCAAGTTCGTGTTAAAAGcaacgaaaaataatttaaaccaACCTGCTTTGCTGTAGGATACAGTGTAATTTTACTGGGATCCGAGGTGTCTGGATGTGCCCGACGGTAATGGTTGAGAACTGACGCTTTGGATGAATATTTCCCGTTACAGTCATTGCAGGCATACATAGCTGTACCTTTTTCAGCTACTTTGGCAGCAACAATCTGGTTGTTGAAATTCTCTAATTCCTGTGTTGAAAGGCGGTGAACGTTCTTGAGATGCCTTCGAACTTCAGTTTGAATAGCAGTGTAGGCACAGCCCTCCACGATACAGGGAATTTTGCACGTTGATGTGCTCATAGTTTTCAACGTGTGAAAATTAGATGACTTGTAAATGAtgaagtaaattttttcaggcagcCCGTTTAGACCCACGATCTCTGATTCTCTTCCTCTTTCACGCTATTTCCTATTCTCTACGACATTCCCACGCTGAAATCTTTGCGTCTCTTGTTCCTGCGCAGTCTCTAATCCGAACCGCCCCTCCCCTCCcccctttttttctgaatcctaaaaattaataccGTTTTTCAGGAGTTCCGTAAAGTTTATTCTTTTAGCCATTTTCAAGGTTCTGGAGAATCATCTGGTGAATCTTCCGGCGAGAGTTCAGGGAATGAGGAAACTTCCGGTGATACATCACCAGTCGTTCCTGTTGACGAACTCACTCTTCAACAGTTGGAGACACTCAACACGTATGCTCAACAAGTTCAAGCTGAATCACAGAAGCTCATTCACCAAGCTAACTTCGTCATCGAGGATAGTTTATCGACCCCCTTtaaactaaatattttaaatcttcCAGATGACCGCTCTCTGCTAACGCACAGAACTTTGGAATCCTCTCGAACATCATGCTTGCCAACTCTCAGATGGTTCTCGACAGTGCTCGTCTTTCACTCAATGAGACTGAAACCGAAACCGGAACATCTGCTCTCTGCCATGGAGATTCTGAATGTGGAAGTGGGAAATGCATAGGAGCTCTTGTCGGAACTTGCAACTGCAACTCTTGTGTCGATGGATGGCCGTAAgctttcaatttatttcacaGCAACATTTCAAATGTTATTATTTCAGATGCCAAGAGGACAGTGCTTGCGGAGGATTCAACAGATGTCTACACCAAGAACAATCTCACTCTGACCGAAGCCCTCACTTCATTCTGCAATGGAGCCGAAGACAATGTCGAGAAGTGCCACGGATTGCCATGCAACTATGGATTATGTGCTTGTTAATTGACCCCATCTTATCAGCTTTTTTATTATATATTGCACACATTTTTAcggaatgaataaaaatttcatgatCCTAATTGGCTTCAatatttcaatggaaaaataatcGGATAATTTCCATCAAGTTCGATGATTTATGAGAATTTATTAATTCAGGAGGTGGCTTCGGGTATATTCCTCATCCTTCGAAAGCATGTTAGATTGATCAGATGaacgaaattttctgaaaataattattcgaAACCGACGAAAAACTGTataattgtgaaaatattctgaatttaGTGTCACAATGAGCCATTTCTGCGagattcatagttttttcccAGTATTCTAATAAATCGCAACTCCATTCGAGTGTAGGATCCAAATCGTAGACCTTTGAtctattttaaattcatttccaATGCTAATGTAATAAACacatttatttattagaaCGTTCTCAActgaatatataaaaaaataataatcttgagaattttgtccaaatttcctgaaaatgagctttttGGAATGACTATAGATGTGAGCTGATAcaggaaaatctgaaaattcgaatttgaacaCCCGCCGAAAAGTTGtccaatggagcgcgtttgcgcAACTCCCAAAAAGTGCTGTGTATTTAAGTTAGCCTCATTTTACTCGATGGAAGTTTCTGATGAGctgtttttatcgatttttgagcgaTAAAAATGCGATTTGTTGATAAAATGGATAAATTATATAAAGAAACAACATATATTGCTCTGAGATTACTTTTTGAGAAtcaattctttatttttcggtcattttaaattaagcattaaaataaaaatattagaaatcataataaaaaaaacagaaaatcgatatattaCTATTTCTTCGGAATTTCACGACTTTTTTGGACGAATTTTAGTCTGTAAACTTTCTTCTTCGAATTTGTGTCCACGTGGCTTTCAGTCGAAGAAGATTCTGCAGCACTCCTTCTTGCTTGCCCACAACttgctcgaattttctaaaatttttaacttattgAAATTGTCATTTCACCTTTACACTCTCTTCAGCTAAACTATTACTGCATTTCGGAAGTTGATAAGATACTGGTGGAGCAACAAGTGGATGGCTTCTAGTGATTGGCTGGCTTGTCGAGCAAGTTTGTGTGATtgcctgaaataatttttgatttcaattttgagttgaTTTAAAGGGCAAACACTTTTTGACTACTGGATTTTTGACTACATTGCTTTTTGACTACGAgtgtctttttcgctactgaccgaaaaaatagctacattcgcacttttgtctttttgactactgaatgtctttttcgctactgactgaaaaaatagctacattcgcacttttgtctttttgactactgaatgtctttttcgctactgactgaaaaatagCGGCAAACACTTTTTGACTACTGGATTTTTGACTACATTGCTTTTTGACTACGAgtgtctttttcgctactgaccgaaaaaatagctacattcgcacttttgtctttttgactactgaatgtctttttcgctactgactgaaaaaatagctacattcgcacttttgtctttttgactactgaatgtctttttcgctactgactgaaaaatagctacattcgcacttttgactttttgactaCCACATAAAATTTAGCCCTGATCTTTTGAATTGtgcccattcatttgtctgtAAACATAAAGTGGGCCAATATTCCTATGCTGTCATATTCTTATGCTGACGTCTTCTTATGCTGTCAATGGTTTTTTGTCTATTCTTATGCTGTCGTTTCTTCTTATGCTGGCGCCCAGTACATTGAAATCTTCTTATGCTGACAAAGAAGTCAGCATAAGAATACAAGAAAATTGGcccgttttgaaaaatattcttatgctggcaaaatttttttctgcggATTTCGTGCTCCAAAAAGAGCATAATACCAAATTTCGAGCTCTTTTGGCTTTATTTACTATAAagatgagtttttttttatcctATTCATCTAGAAAAACCCTTACAATAAATGGGGATAAAAACTAGGAAACATAAAGACGAGGGGAATGA includes:
- the Y54G2A.36 gene encoding EB domain-containing protein (Confirmed by transcript evidence), giving the protein MLANSQMVLDSARLSLNETETETGTSALCHGDSECGSGKCIGALVGTCNCNSCVDGWPCQEDSACGGFNRCLHQEQSHSDRSPHFILQWSRRQCREVPRIAMQLWIMCLLIDPILSAFLLYIAHIFTE